From Bacteroides uniformis:
GTTGAAAGCTTCACCGGAGAATTGCCTCCTCACACCCCGGTTCACAGCTTCTTCAGCCGGTTGGCACAATTAGGTTTAACATCAAAATCAGCAGCTGTCAAATAAATGCAAACGGATATCAAAGGACATAGCATATCTCCCTTGGCGGTAACATTATTAGTGTTCATCATCGGACTGGGTGCGCTCATCTATAGCATATTATTCAGTACTTGGGATATCACTGCATACGTTTGCCTTTCCCCTTTCTTCCTGATAATAGCAATACAAGCATTAAGAAACCCTTTTGCCGGTGTATGTTTCCTATTCACATTCAATTACTTTTTCATTCCCTGGTACAGATACACGCAGGGCAGTGGGTTGAGTGTCTGGTATGATGTCGCAACCGTCACCCTGCTTGTGACGCTCCTGATATATTCCTATCACCAACAAGGTAAGATTGCATGGAAATACACCAAAAACATTCTGACGTTCGGAGGTTGCATATGGGCCATATATACTGCGGCTGAAATCATGAATCCAACAGCTCTCACGGAAGCTTGGATTTACTCCCGTGGAATCATATACAGTACCCTTGTCATGTCATTAATTGGCGTTTTAACAATGACCTCCTACAAGCGGTTGCGCGTCATTATGCTTTTTCTGTCCATATTCACATTGACAGCCGTAGCCAAAGCTGTTTACCAGAAATATGCAGGTTTTGATGAGACAGAAACAACCATGCTGATTGAAACGGAAATGTACAAGACACACCTTTTATCCGATGTCACCCGATATTTTTCCTTTTTCACAGATGCCGGAAATTTCGGTTCCAACATGGGCTTTGCCGCCATTCTGTTCGGTATCTCGGCTATCTTCATAAAAGAACGTTCCATAAGAATCTATTATGCAATTATTGCCGTCTGTTCCATATATGCCTTGTTCATTTCCGGAACCCGCGGTGCACTGTTTGTCCCCATCGGAGGAATCATATTGTTAACTTTCCTCAGTAAAAATATCAAGCTCATGGGAGCTACAGTCTTCTTCGGATTGTTTTTTTATGTCTTTTTCGCCCATACCTATATCGGTGAAAGCAACACTTCCATCAGACGCATGCGTACAGCTTTCAGACCTACAGAAGACGCCTCATACATTGTCCGCAAAGAAAACCAAAAAAGATTGGCTGAATATCTAAAATACAAACCTTTCGGAGAAGGACTTGGTTTGGGAGGGGTAGAAGCCAGAAAATATGGTTCCCGTCTCACAACACTCATTCCCCATGATTCTTTTTATGTCAAGATATGGATGGAAACCGGCATTGTAGGATTAGTGCTTTTTCTTACCATATATGTCTGTACATTGTTAAGAGGTTGCTATCTTATCATGTTTCGGATTAAGAATAACGAGCTACGTGGAATACTCACGGCCATTGCTTGCGGTATTTTCGGACTAATGATAAGTGCCTATGGAAATGCCTTTTTCTTTCAATTCCCTACAGGATTTATAATCATTTTATTTTTGTCAGTTCTGATTAACGGGGAGCATATCGACCAACTGCTGACCCAACAAAAAATGAAAAAGAAATAGAAAATATTAAATAGAAAACATATATGAACGACATTTTTTCCATATTCAATCCCGACTGGTGGATGGACGAGAACAACAATGCCTTGCAAATGACAGACGCGGTTCTTTTCTTATTGCTGGCCATCCCCGTAGCCTACTTGTTTATCTATGCATTGGCCTCCTTGCGGAAATACAAGAATCCCTATCCACCGTCCCCCAAGCGACATCGGTTCCTGGTCCTCTTTGTTGTGCTGAAAAACGGCAAGGAAGTGATAGAGTCCATCAATCATTTCCTTGACACGCAGACGTATCCGAGAGAAAAATACGACATCGCAG
This genomic window contains:
- a CDS encoding O-antigen ligase family protein, with protein sequence MQTDIKGHSISPLAVTLLVFIIGLGALIYSILFSTWDITAYVCLSPFFLIIAIQALRNPFAGVCFLFTFNYFFIPWYRYTQGSGLSVWYDVATVTLLVTLLIYSYHQQGKIAWKYTKNILTFGGCIWAIYTAAEIMNPTALTEAWIYSRGIIYSTLVMSLIGVLTMTSYKRLRVIMLFLSIFTLTAVAKAVYQKYAGFDETETTMLIETEMYKTHLLSDVTRYFSFFTDAGNFGSNMGFAAILFGISAIFIKERSIRIYYAIIAVCSIYALFISGTRGALFVPIGGIILLTFLSKNIKLMGATVFFGLFFYVFFAHTYIGESNTSIRRMRTAFRPTEDASYIVRKENQKRLAEYLKYKPFGEGLGLGGVEARKYGSRLTTLIPHDSFYVKIWMETGIVGLVLFLTIYVCTLLRGCYLIMFRIKNNELRGILTAIACGIFGLMISAYGNAFFFQFPTGFIIILFLSVLINGEHIDQLLTQQKMKKK